Proteins from one Salaquimonas pukyongi genomic window:
- a CDS encoding pyridoxal phosphate-dependent aminotransferase, with protein MPASHTLLVESLPSTVPFVGPETAERSRGMAFKARIGANENVFGPSPKALKAMRAAAGEAWKYGDPENHDLRHAIADGLGVGPENIMVGEGIDGLLGVAARLFIEPGVRVVTSDGAYPTFNFHVAGFGGHLVRVPFRDDREDAMGLARQAGEQGARIVYLCNPDNPMGTWWNGSKIEAMIAAMPQDATLFLDEAYVEFAPEGTAPALDVTNRGVIRFRTFSKAYGMAGARIGYAIGEESVISAFNKVRNHFGVNRIAQAGALAALGDRQWLEAVKSQVAEGRERIYQIARENGLQALPSATNFVAVDCGKDAAFAKSVLDGLVERGLFVRMPFAAPGNRCVRIGVGRPQDMDLLAEVLPQVLETAGA; from the coding sequence ATGCCAGCTTCCCATACCCTGCTAGTTGAAAGCCTTCCTTCCACGGTGCCCTTTGTCGGGCCGGAAACCGCAGAGCGCAGCCGCGGCATGGCTTTCAAGGCACGCATTGGTGCCAATGAGAATGTTTTCGGTCCATCGCCGAAAGCCCTTAAAGCGATGCGGGCGGCAGCCGGGGAAGCATGGAAATACGGTGATCCGGAAAACCATGACCTGCGCCATGCGATTGCGGACGGGCTTGGCGTTGGGCCTGAAAACATCATGGTGGGCGAGGGGATTGACGGACTGTTGGGCGTGGCGGCCCGGCTGTTCATTGAGCCGGGGGTAAGGGTCGTCACCTCAGACGGTGCCTATCCCACCTTCAATTTTCACGTTGCGGGCTTTGGCGGGCATCTGGTCAGGGTGCCTTTCAGGGACGACCGGGAAGATGCGATGGGCCTTGCCCGCCAGGCAGGCGAACAGGGCGCCAGGATCGTTTATCTGTGCAATCCCGACAACCCGATGGGAACCTGGTGGAATGGCAGCAAAATTGAGGCGATGATTGCCGCCATGCCCCAGGATGCGACCCTGTTTCTTGATGAAGCCTATGTCGAATTTGCCCCCGAAGGCACGGCGCCCGCGCTTGATGTGACCAATCGGGGCGTCATACGCTTTCGCACCTTTTCCAAGGCCTATGGCATGGCGGGCGCCAGGATCGGATATGCGATCGGGGAAGAAAGCGTGATTTCCGCATTCAACAAGGTGCGCAACCATTTTGGGGTCAACCGCATCGCCCAGGCCGGTGCCTTGGCAGCCCTTGGCGACCGGCAATGGCTTGAAGCGGTCAAGAGCCAGGTAGCAGAAGGCCGTGAGCGGATTTATCAAATCGCCCGGGAAAACGGACTGCAGGCACTTCCGTCGGCAACCAATTTCGTGGCGGTTGACTGCGGAAAGGATGCAGCGTTCGCCAAATCGGTGCTCGACGGACTGGTCGAGCGCGGCCTGTTCGTGCGCATGCCGTTTGCCGCACCGGGCAATCGCTGTGTGCGCATCGGGGTAGGCAGGCCGCAGGATATGGATCTGCTGGCAGAAGTGCTGCCGCAGGTGCTGGAAACAGCCGGCGCGTAA
- the argE gene encoding acetylornithine deacetylase, giving the protein MPLSADHPRLEDAITLLDRLIAFPTISLQSNLELIGEAAGWLEAAGARIRVWNSNDGSRANCLATIGPENANGGIMLSGHSDVVPVTGQNWTSEPFKMDRRDGRLYGRGTCDMKGFIAAAIAMASDFSALPLTRPVHIALTYDEETGCLGGQQLVRDMAAEGILPSVCIVGEPTSMRIIEGHKGCYEYTTRFTGLAAHGSLTHQGVNAIEYAARYITRLMDIREQLKNSTPASQRFEPPYTTLQIGRIKGGVSRNTIAGDCAVDWEMRPVQSDDARHVKSEIERYVQEELLPAMRERAPDAAIETEVIGEVIGLLPASESQARDICAALTGDTKTDVVSFGTEAGLYQEMGTSTVVCGPGSIEQAHKPDEYVEIAELGRCLNMLEGLKKKLTA; this is encoded by the coding sequence GTGCCCCTGTCAGCCGATCATCCGCGGCTTGAAGACGCGATCACGCTGCTCGACCGGCTGATCGCCTTTCCCACCATATCCCTTCAAAGCAATCTGGAACTGATTGGCGAGGCGGCAGGCTGGCTGGAGGCCGCCGGTGCGCGCATCCGGGTATGGAACAGCAACGATGGCAGCCGCGCCAATTGCCTGGCAACGATAGGGCCTGAAAACGCAAACGGCGGCATCATGCTTTCCGGGCACAGCGATGTGGTTCCCGTGACCGGGCAAAACTGGACATCCGAACCCTTCAAGATGGACCGCCGCGATGGCCGCCTTTACGGGCGTGGCACCTGTGACATGAAAGGCTTCATTGCCGCTGCAATCGCCATGGCATCCGATTTTTCCGCCCTGCCGCTCACCCGGCCGGTCCATATCGCCCTTACCTATGATGAAGAAACCGGATGCCTGGGCGGCCAGCAACTGGTGCGCGACATGGCGGCAGAAGGGATTTTGCCGTCCGTCTGCATCGTCGGCGAACCCACTTCCATGCGCATCATCGAGGGGCACAAGGGCTGTTATGAATACACAACGCGCTTTACCGGTCTTGCCGCGCACGGTTCGCTCACCCATCAGGGCGTCAATGCAATCGAATATGCCGCCCGCTACATCACCCGGCTGATGGACATTCGCGAACAGCTGAAGAATTCGACGCCCGCCAGCCAGCGCTTTGAGCCGCCCTACACCACCTTGCAGATCGGCCGTATCAAGGGCGGCGTCTCACGCAACACCATTGCCGGCGATTGTGCCGTCGATTGGGAAATGCGGCCGGTACAAAGCGATGATGCGCGCCATGTGAAGAGCGAAATCGAACGCTATGTGCAGGAAGAACTGCTGCCTGCCATGCGTGAGCGCGCTCCCGATGCTGCCATTGAGACCGAAGTCATCGGCGAGGTCATCGGGCTCTTGCCGGCCAGCGAGTCGCAAGCCCGTGACATATGCGCGGCCCTGACGGGCGATACAAAGACGGATGTGGTCTCATTCGGCACGGAAGCTGGCCTCTATCAGGAAATGGGCACATCCACCGTGGTCTGCGGCCCGGGCTCCATTGAACAGGCTCACAAGCCGGATGAGTATGTCGAGATCGCCGAGCTTGGCCGCTGCCTCAACATGCTGGAGGGATTGAAGAAAAAACTGACCGCCTGA
- the cckA gene encoding cell cycle histidine kinase CckA, which yields MSDQGTKDHLEGAAEESVAEISEDETPTGTNAVSDGGSASGNGRPASKDTEPIIERYGKQRNIALLFLLGVAFVVAAALAAWYLRGLVSEPVMLAVTGALAGIGIFFLFLLVMGFIHLSANRRRDQFTRNLVNGMESGILVSDHEGRIVFANRAYGELTGATDSLEVAGIETVFAKNVVATESIYRMARQAREGVTASEEIRLPNGLLSESEGARWFRLRARNMEHEEHPEGLMVWQLSDITEDRRAQEQAFQELQHAINYLDHAPAGFFSSNGDGEVVYLNATLADWLGVDLALFRQGSLKLEDFVSEHGLELLAAAQRENGKEERAISVIDADIAIDDSRRMPVRFYHNVSAGDDGAPGNARTLVINRLAPEESDGGLAEAEVRFTRFFNNTPIAIAAISNAGKTVRTNSPFMRMFKAQLGGASHGEGVELTSLVQEADRAALEDAINETLKGGTRTKMVDAVMHGASDRFLRLFLSPVQDGPPEDDSGEQVIVYALETTEHRKLEEQFAQSQKMQAVGQLAGGIAHDFNNVLTAIIGFSDLLLANHRPSDPSFQDIMNIKQNANRAASLVRQLLAFSRRQTLRPQVLQMGEVLSDLRMLLERLVGDKVTLNLVHGRDLWPVRADLSQLEQVVVNLCVNGRDAMAPDGGTMEISTENLEGAEIAKRFGHHREMPHEDFVVLSVKDEGTGMSEEVLEKIFEPFFSTKEVGKGTGLGLSTVYGIVKQTGGFIYPESAPGEGTTFRVFLPRHMAKEEDIAPAEKAVKESAKDLTGSATILLVEDEDAVRAFGSRALASRGYTVHEASSGVEAMEVLEEHGGDIDLIVSDVVMPEMDGPTLFAEVQKSHAGLKFIFVSGYAEDAFAKNLPEEDREKFGFLAKPFSLKQLVSAVKEMLEE from the coding sequence ATGAGTGATCAGGGGACGAAGGATCACCTGGAGGGAGCGGCGGAGGAAAGCGTCGCGGAAATCAGCGAAGACGAGACGCCAACCGGTACGAATGCGGTGAGCGATGGCGGTTCGGCCTCCGGGAACGGCCGTCCGGCAAGCAAGGACACCGAGCCGATCATCGAGCGTTATGGCAAGCAGCGCAACATCGCCCTGCTGTTTCTGTTAGGGGTCGCCTTCGTTGTCGCGGCCGCTTTGGCAGCCTGGTATCTGCGCGGTCTTGTGAGTGAGCCGGTAATGCTGGCCGTTACCGGTGCGCTGGCGGGTATCGGAATATTCTTCCTTTTCCTGCTGGTGATGGGGTTCATTCATCTTTCCGCCAACCGGCGGCGCGATCAGTTCACCCGCAATCTCGTGAACGGCATGGAATCGGGAATTCTTGTCAGCGACCATGAGGGCCGCATTGTCTTTGCCAACCGTGCCTACGGGGAACTGACCGGCGCCACGGACAGTCTGGAAGTCGCAGGGATCGAGACGGTTTTTGCAAAAAATGTCGTGGCGACGGAATCAATCTACCGCATGGCGCGCCAGGCGAGGGAAGGGGTGACGGCTTCCGAGGAGATACGCCTGCCCAACGGGCTGTTGTCGGAATCGGAAGGTGCGCGATGGTTCCGCCTCAGGGCGCGCAACATGGAGCATGAAGAGCATCCCGAAGGCCTGATGGTCTGGCAGTTGTCCGACATCACCGAGGACCGCCGCGCGCAGGAGCAGGCGTTTCAGGAACTGCAGCATGCGATCAACTATCTCGATCACGCGCCTGCCGGTTTCTTCTCGAGCAATGGGGATGGCGAGGTGGTGTATCTCAACGCCACCCTTGCCGACTGGCTGGGTGTCGATCTTGCGCTGTTTCGCCAGGGCAGCCTGAAGCTGGAGGACTTTGTATCCGAGCACGGGCTTGAACTGCTGGCTGCCGCACAACGGGAAAACGGCAAGGAAGAACGCGCCATTTCCGTTATCGATGCCGATATCGCAATTGACGATTCACGGCGCATGCCGGTTCGCTTCTACCACAATGTTTCTGCCGGAGATGACGGCGCGCCGGGTAATGCCCGCACGCTTGTGATCAACCGGCTGGCACCGGAGGAAAGCGATGGCGGCCTGGCCGAGGCGGAGGTTCGGTTTACCCGGTTCTTCAACAATACCCCGATTGCAATTGCCGCCATCTCGAACGCCGGAAAGACCGTAAGAACGAACTCGCCCTTCATGCGGATGTTCAAGGCGCAGCTGGGCGGGGCAAGCCACGGCGAGGGCGTGGAACTGACCTCCCTGGTACAGGAAGCCGACCGTGCCGCGCTTGAAGATGCAATCAACGAGACGCTGAAGGGCGGCACCCGCACCAAAATGGTCGATGCGGTCATGCACGGGGCGTCGGACCGGTTCCTGCGCCTCTTTCTGAGCCCGGTGCAGGACGGGCCGCCCGAAGATGACAGCGGCGAACAGGTAATCGTCTATGCGCTGGAGACAACCGAACACCGCAAACTGGAGGAACAGTTTGCCCAAAGCCAGAAAATGCAGGCCGTCGGGCAGCTTGCCGGCGGCATTGCCCACGACTTCAACAACGTGCTGACGGCAATCATCGGCTTTTCAGACCTGCTGCTTGCCAATCACCGGCCATCCGACCCGTCCTTCCAGGACATCATGAACATCAAGCAAAACGCCAACCGTGCGGCGAGCCTGGTGCGGCAGTTGCTGGCATTTTCACGCCGCCAGACGCTGCGCCCGCAGGTGCTGCAGATGGGGGAAGTGCTGTCGGATCTGCGCATGCTGCTCGAGCGGCTCGTGGGCGACAAGGTTACCCTCAATCTGGTGCACGGACGTGATCTGTGGCCCGTCAGGGCCGATCTTTCCCAGCTGGAACAGGTGGTGGTCAATCTGTGTGTCAACGGACGCGATGCGATGGCGCCGGATGGCGGGACCATGGAAATCAGCACCGAAAATCTCGAAGGTGCCGAGATTGCAAAGCGCTTCGGCCATCACCGCGAAATGCCCCATGAGGACTTTGTCGTTCTTTCCGTCAAGGACGAAGGTACCGGGATGAGCGAAGAGGTTTTGGAGAAGATTTTCGAACCTTTCTTCTCCACCAAGGAGGTCGGCAAGGGAACCGGCCTTGGCCTTTCCACCGTCTATGGCATCGTCAAGCAGACTGGCGGTTTCATCTATCCTGAATCGGCTCCGGGGGAGGGCACCACCTTCCGGGTATTCCTGCCGCGCCACATGGCGAAGGAAGAGGACATAGCACCCGCAGAAAAAGCGGTGAAGGAAAGCGCCAAGGACCTGACCGGCAGTGCGACGATCCTGCTGGTGGAGGACGAGGATGCCGTGCGTGCCTTTGGGTCGCGGGCGCTGGCCTCACGCGGCTATACCGTACATGAGGCGTCCAGCGGTGTTGAAGCAATGGAAGTGCTGGAAGAACATGGCGGCGATATCGACCTGATCGTTTCCGATGTGGTAATGCCGGAAATGGACGGGCCGACCTTGTTTGCCGAGGTTCAAAAAAGCCATGCGGGCCTGAAATTCATCTTCGTTTCAGGCTATGCGGAAGATGCCTTTGCGAAAAACCTGCCCGAGGAAGATCGCGAGAAATTCGGTTTCCTGGCCAAGCCCTTCTCGCTCAAGCAGCTGGTTTCAGCGGTCAAGGAAATGCTGGAGGAATAA
- a CDS encoding NAD(P)/FAD-dependent oxidoreductase: MRRLYEPQAYDRDVGSYWQTTATPPRWPALKQSRAAKILIIGGGYTGLNCALELAEQGIDPHSIVVLEACQPGWGASGRNGGFCCTGGTKLPVDKLIARFGEDETRRFFKQQTASIESVRENLSRYHISADTHSNGETQLAHRESEMAGLHAEKQQMKDLFSLDCRITEKPGLSSQGLASPEFHGALTTPLGFALNPMKYLSGLAQAATGIGIAAYGGTPALSIRRAGNNWQTDTPGGHITADNLVIATNGYSSEDVPDWLSGRLLPVLSNILLTRPLTELELNSQGWTSHQMCSDTRKLLHYFRLMPPAEGEAGPRMLFGMRSGTSATPASMAMMHRRIRADFDRFFPAWRGVETPSSGPVWSA; this comes from the coding sequence ATGCGCCGCCTCTACGAACCGCAAGCCTATGACCGTGACGTTGGTTCCTACTGGCAGACCACCGCCACACCGCCACGCTGGCCGGCATTAAAGCAAAGCCGCGCCGCCAAAATCCTCATCATTGGCGGCGGGTATACCGGGCTTAACTGTGCGCTCGAACTGGCCGAACAGGGCATCGATCCACATTCCATCGTGGTCCTTGAAGCCTGCCAGCCCGGTTGGGGCGCTTCAGGCCGCAACGGAGGATTTTGCTGCACCGGCGGCACCAAGCTGCCGGTAGACAAGCTCATCGCACGGTTTGGCGAAGACGAAACCCGCCGTTTTTTCAAGCAGCAAACCGCCTCAATTGAATCGGTTCGCGAGAACCTGTCGCGCTATCACATTTCCGCCGATACCCATTCCAATGGAGAAACGCAGCTTGCCCATCGCGAAAGCGAAATGGCCGGGCTTCATGCCGAAAAGCAGCAGATGAAGGATCTGTTCTCCCTTGATTGCCGAATCACGGAAAAACCCGGCCTGTCTTCACAAGGGCTCGCCAGCCCGGAATTTCATGGCGCCCTGACGACGCCCCTGGGCTTTGCGCTCAATCCGATGAAATACCTTAGCGGCCTTGCACAGGCTGCAACCGGCATCGGCATTGCCGCCTATGGCGGCACGCCAGCCCTTTCAATCCGCCGCGCCGGTAACAACTGGCAGACCGATACGCCCGGCGGCCACATCACCGCGGACAATCTGGTCATCGCCACCAACGGCTATTCGTCGGAAGACGTGCCCGACTGGCTTTCCGGCCGCCTGTTGCCGGTCTTGTCGAACATTCTGCTCACCCGCCCCCTGACAGAACTGGAACTCAATTCACAGGGCTGGACCTCTCATCAGATGTGCTCCGACACCCGCAAACTGCTGCACTATTTCCGCCTCATGCCACCTGCTGAAGGCGAAGCAGGGCCGCGCATGCTGTTCGGCATGCGCAGCGGCACCTCCGCGACTCCGGCCAGCATGGCGATGATGCACCGCCGCATCCGGGCCGATTTCGACCGCTTCTTTCCTGCCTGGCGCGGGGTTGAAACCCCTTCTTCTGGGCCGGTCTGGTCTGCCTGA
- a CDS encoding GGDEF domain-containing protein: MELSIAGVITAVGFLFGINFVGLFIAAYLFDRTAKHIPWYLIATCAFMLNGLSYMLSLFTPYKALFLAGLELFQIAGFIAIAYGFASAFSLRPDFRFLFSIALGCIAVAALHFGGDEIGVMRLLPLSLLHAGASLHLAVVLFYKPNALKVHRMISVMLIGTAIASLSRPASAHFVSTLPELTHPQKVELYASIVNLCYLTSLFGLGASVFFHVMSDFANGYRRASIIDHLTGLLNRRGFMEMAAKLGRKPAILIMIDIDRFKSINDELGHETGDRTICAFARILDETQGHSGICGRLGGEEFAVVLPGTSLQDAISFAERLRATIENHAGNDLPDDRRVTASLGVSDVAGGDISRALAQADTALYQAKKAGRNRVVAYSPHYGELASRQGGRRNSRETKKAEPLVAAAKAS, encoded by the coding sequence TTGGAACTCTCAATCGCTGGCGTCATAACAGCCGTGGGCTTTCTGTTCGGCATCAATTTTGTCGGGCTGTTCATTGCGGCCTATCTTTTTGACCGGACCGCAAAGCATATCCCCTGGTATCTCATCGCCACCTGCGCGTTCATGCTCAATGGCCTGTCCTACATGCTCTCCCTGTTTACCCCCTACAAGGCATTGTTCCTTGCCGGGCTTGAACTCTTCCAGATCGCAGGTTTCATCGCAATTGCCTACGGTTTTGCAAGCGCATTTTCCCTAAGGCCCGATTTTCGATTCCTGTTTTCCATCGCGTTGGGGTGCATAGCCGTCGCCGCACTGCATTTTGGCGGCGATGAAATCGGCGTAATGCGCCTGCTGCCGCTTTCATTGTTGCATGCTGGCGCATCGCTGCATCTGGCAGTGGTATTGTTCTACAAGCCAAATGCCCTCAAGGTGCACCGCATGATTTCGGTCATGCTGATCGGAACGGCCATTGCGTCACTCTCGCGCCCGGCCAGTGCCCATTTCGTTTCGACCCTGCCTGAACTGACCCATCCGCAAAAAGTGGAGCTGTATGCGAGTATCGTCAATCTGTGTTACCTTACTTCGTTGTTTGGTTTGGGCGCCTCCGTTTTCTTTCATGTCATGAGCGATTTCGCCAACGGCTACCGCCGCGCGTCGATCATCGACCACCTCACCGGGCTGCTCAACCGGCGCGGATTTATGGAAATGGCCGCCAAACTGGGCAGGAAACCCGCCATTCTCATCATGATCGATATCGACCGGTTCAAGTCCATCAATGACGAGCTGGGGCATGAGACCGGAGACCGGACAATATGTGCATTTGCCCGCATCCTTGATGAAACGCAGGGGCATTCCGGCATTTGCGGACGGTTGGGCGGAGAAGAATTCGCCGTGGTGCTTCCCGGCACTTCCCTCCAGGACGCCATCAGCTTCGCCGAGCGATTGCGCGCCACCATCGAGAACCATGCCGGAAATGATCTGCCGGATGACCGCAGGGTAACGGCAAGCCTGGGCGTGTCGGACGTTGCCGGGGGCGACATATCGCGGGCACTGGCCCAAGCCGACACCGCCCTCTACCAAGCCAAGAAAGCCGGCAGAAACCGCGTTGTCGCCTATTCACCCCATTATGGAGAACTGGCAAGCCGCCAGGGCGGCAGAAGAAACTCCCGGGAAACGAAGAAGGCAGAACCGTTGGTAGCCGCCGCCAAGGCTTCATGA